A region of the Festucalex cinctus isolate MCC-2025b chromosome 8, RoL_Fcin_1.0, whole genome shotgun sequence genome:
TTATTCTGCTCAATGGAGGGGAaaaggaggacaaaaaaaaacctcaaaatatCTTCGATAACACTAAGGTTATCCTATCAGAAACGTGGTAACTTGGATTGGATCGGTAAACCACCATTAAGATTAAAGACCACACTCGTATAAAAcgtaaaagaaaataaaggtCCCACGTTGCCATAAGCATGCAATTTTCGTCCTAACGTTATCATAGGCTAGTCATATAGCATCCGCGACAATGACGCAAAATACTCGCACAAACTGCATAGTTGTAACGTAAAAGTACACGTTGCTTAATGTGAAATAACCCACTCACCTAAATTTGGCCGCGTTGAgactttttttccttctaacTATTGATAATTAGCGATGTTAGGTTTCAGAGAGGTCCGTCCGCTGTTTCGATAAATTCTTCAGAATGAATGGAAATTTCCATTGAGTTGAGCTTGTCATTTGAGTAAGACTTGAACACGCCCGCCCCTTCGCCGGTACATAACCAATCCACGCCTCCCTGGTTTGCCTACTCGACGTCTATTGGTTGCTTTTAAGCCGCTTCCATTGGACAACGGCGCGATCATTTAAACTGTTCCGCCAATGAATCGAATAGCTTAACTGGGTAGGGCTTAACCAGaaaaggcgtttaaaaaaaataaagaaaaaaagaatgcaaGTGATGATTCAGAAAACATTTAAAGTTGAGAAATATGGTGATTGTGGCCGACGGGTCCATCTTATGACAATAAAATTGAACTGATGGTTTTTGTTACGTAAGAACAATACTGACCaaactgcatgtttttttttttgttttttttaatggacgaATAGTAGTGCATCATATATAGAGCCCACATGCATCGGCCATGCATCGGCCTACAGCAGGAGAATCCACAAAGACTCCATTCCACATTGCTTTAGAAAACCTCATTGAAGGCCATTAGGATCAAGCAGGCCTCTCAAGAGGTGCTGTGGTTTAAGATACTGCAATGTAgggaacttttctttttttttaatcctttccCTATGATAGCTTTCCTCTCTGTGTCATCAACTTTAAAACAAGAATATGTGCCTTTGTCAAAAGTATCCGGGAACAGCAGGGATCATAAAGACAACAAGGCGGACATCACATGATGACGGGAGCAACGTCATCGATTCACATGACGACGACGGCGCGCGCATCATGCATTCTCTCACTCTTTTGAGCGTCCATGCTATTAATAGACTCCAGCTGTCTTCCCAAAAGCAGGTGAAGTGTTGGAGCTTCACACGTTAGGCCTGTTATCCCGCAGCTAATTCTCTGGCCTgtactgccaaaaatgtcatgaCTCGATCAGGCTCAAACCGCCAGCGACAGTTATTACCTAAAAGGGCggtacattgtgattttcttgGCAATGCGTCACAGCACTCAGTGCGCACAATCCAAAGAAAAGGAATGCATAAGTATTAGCACAGCGTTGATAATTTGACCCAGATATGCCACCCCAGTGGACTTAAAAGCAGCCATCAATTGTGGTAATTAATGCAGACTTGCGGGTTAGAGTAAAATGGCATAACAGTAACCACAATCATATGGAaggctatgaaaaaaaaaaagtttaaaaagttATGACATTCCTGAGTTCTGACACATGATGTTTCGATGATAAGAATGTTTGTGCAATGACGCAAAAAGTGCGCAAATACCGCTGAACAttcattagcattattattattattattatttttattggccTAGAAGTGACTTTTGAATATTTACTGTTATTATGGAGTGATGGATGACTTTATGTTTTCCGACAATGTAGAGATTCAAGTTGTCAATGCCATCGGAACGGAAACCGAGAACGTTGTCTTTCATCGGCCAAATAAGTGATCTGATCTCTGAGGTCAAGAGTCAAACTCAAAGGCCTGCATgcatgacctttttttgtaaaataaaatctgtgCCCAAGTGAGAAACTATCTTCACTTTTAATCACGTTGCgatattgcaagcatttattttattttattttttgtttcttgttgtcAGCCGTGATCTCGCGCACATCATGCAGAGATAGACGAACGATTGCAGctgggttgattttttttcaaaatttccagCGTGACGAGTTTTTGACAGGCGCATGGAGTATAATTCAACCACAGAAGACTCGCAAGAAGTGTACAAACTATAGCCATTCACCATTCACTTTTAAGCAGCCcatactaaaaatgacatttgctaCTTGTactaataaatgtatttaatgtaCTGTGTAACCTTTAGAAATATGCAAAGATGAAAAAATAACTATTATTCCTCTACTTTCTTTTCTGCGTTAAGGTCCAAATAGTGAAACTGTCACATGAATGATTCCCATGTAACAGCTTTAAAAATGGTCAACTTTCGACAGATTGCTGCCGTTTTGGTTTTGAATTTCGAGATGGGATTCGACTGCTTTTCAGTGCAGGGGCGAATATTTTCTGGTGGTTTACAGAGTCTCGACCACCCCAACATCTTGTAAATTCCTAAACTATTTGTCGTTTTGAATGCTGTTCAGGTAGCAGTTTTTCAAAAAGCCCTAATATGAAAACCATATGGCTGACAAAGTAGCATCCATTTTTCCAGGGCGTAGCAGTAGTATTTGATTGACATTTGACTGTTGATTGCAGCATGTCAGCATATTTAGTGAACACGCCCGCAGCATTTGAAAACGGAGACATTAGTGTgctttttttcatgattttaaaGCCTTATTTTAGTACTCAGTGATCTTTATAATGATTTAAATTTGGCAGGGTTAACACTCATGTGGTGTGTCCAATTTTGAAAACTTTGAAAGCTTAAATCTTACAATTCAATCACATTATTTGTACTTCATTGTAGTATAATATAAACTGTCTCTCGGTGACATTCGGCCCAATCAATCAAAGAACAGAATATTTTGACAGCGGCCTTCAACCCTCAACCCATAACAACGGCTCATGTGTGCACATGCCTCGCAGTCAAGGCAAATAGTCTCCGAGGTGACATTGTGGAAAGTTCACCAGGCCGTGTGTTTGGTAAACAGAAAGCAAAACCGGATGTGATTAAGTCAAGAGCGGATTAGTTGTGAGGCTATTTGGAGGCTTTAATCAAGTGCACATAATCAGCCTGGGAGTCAAACAAGCACACTTGTGTATACATGGGGGGATGAATGAGGTTGGTGACTCAGAGACAAATGAGGCTCACATGCCTGTCCTGACGCAGGCaaacaagatggtggcaaaacaCCCAGTGGATTCAGAAGGAGAGCATGTAGTCATCAGGGTATGGGTACATATGCCGGACCGGCTTGGTGCAAGCAGTGCCACCCCCGTCCGCCCTGTGGGCACACTCGTCGGTGTCAGTCCGGCAGGCTCCGCAGTGGCAGCTGAGGGCTACCGGGTAGGTGAAGGCGGCGCTGGCTGCTCCGGGACATCCGGGCAGTTGGGCTGTGCGGTACTCCACCCTGTCGTAGGTGCAGCCTGTCTGGATCAGGAAGCGTGAGCCGAATATGTCCCTGATGTTGGTGTCCTGCTCACCGTACACAAGCAGCACAGTGTTGGTATACAAAACGATATGGAAACATTTCCAAATGAAATGCTCTTGGTCCTTTTCTCCCACAATGGATATGTGTAGCCTCCGGACTCATGTAAAAGCAAACATGTTTAAATTGAAATATATATGGAACCTATTCAACATTTTTGGGGTTGCTCCACCCAGAGTGCGTAAATACTAGAATTTCAGTAAGTGGACGGAAGAATCCGCACAACCAGAAAAACGGGTAGCTTTGTGACTTTTCTCACTTTTCTCATATGacctcattaactcattaactcgcagccatttttactgaagcaacccccttcgctcatgGCTGTTTTCCTGtaatttgactaattttgcaaggtccacaaaatacatatatatataaaaaaaaataaaataaattagagtctcttctttcaatagaaaaaaatagtataccagtttccattttgcagcaattaacattagaatagttaagtttcatcactgacaaatctgcttagaaatgggaaatcagcttgttttaacattgcCCTCGTTGAGctctactctgctgccacctgctggccgtttttgtaataactaccattgcttcaactcatttctgcagtagagaggctgcatcaaatccttctgtatgctcgagctagcatataaaacataaaaaacatataaatatgtctttgggacattaaaacatttataatatcctcctgactaccagcaattcaaatttgtcctctgtagtggacctatttaaacctgaatatttcccacccagtgcattgaattaactcattttgtgctctacagaggacattcagagctttccaatcaTACCAAATATGTAGGTCTTTACTACCTTTgaatgcatcataaaagaaaatggcttccctcagtgcaagcactttttagggaagaggaaaactaAGCGtagaacactttttattgaacaaatttaggctttaaatgttagcatgtgtt
Encoded here:
- the tshba gene encoding thyroid stimulating hormone subunit beta a → MNAAVVTCCLLLLLCRTAAPMCIPTDYTLFVEKPECDFCVAINTTICVGFCYSRDTNIRDIFGSRFLIQTGCTYDRVEYRTAQLPGCPGAASAAFTYPVALSCHCGACRTDTDECAHRADGGGTACTKPVRHMYPYPDDYMLSF